From Nicotiana tabacum cultivar K326 chromosome 20, ASM71507v2, whole genome shotgun sequence, one genomic window encodes:
- the LOC107813701 gene encoding transcription factor MYB78-like: protein MDHHHVKVGLSSERYGFCSNNNQQLIDEVTMDLRKGPWTVEEDFTLINYITLHGEGRWNSLAHCAGLKRTGKSCRLRWLNYLRPDVRRGNITLEEQLLILELHSRWGNRWSKIAQHLPGRTDNEIKNYWRTRVQKHAKQLKCDVNSKQFKDTLRYLWMPRLIERIQAAKIPSNSCSEVTQQPIPNTDINELELFQVANNNNNNNNNSNPSTSFVSENSSVTPLSDLSDCCYDYPVNQISSISPDYYQVNHSYRLCYEHSQATDQQNIQLWMESEDIFENLWNINEDMWPLEKQD, encoded by the exons ATGGATCATCATCATGTTAAAGTTGGTTTGAGCAGTGAAAGATATGGATTTTGTAGTAACAACAATCAACAACTTATTGATGAAGTAACAATGGACCTTAGAAAAGGTCCATGGACTGTTGAAGAAGACTTCACCCTTATTAATTACATCACTCTTCATGGTGAAGGTCGTTGGAATTCCCTCGCCCACTGCGCTG GTTTGAAACGAACGGGGAAAAGCTGCAGGTTACGATGGCTAAACTATCTTCGACCAGATGTTCGACGAGGAAATATTACTCTTGAAGAACAACTCTTGATTCTTGAACTTCATTCTCGTTGGGGCAATCG GTGGTCAAAAATTGCTCAGCATTTGCCAGGAAGAACTGATAACGAGATAAAAAATTACTGGAGAACCCGAGTGCAAAAGCATGCCAAACAACTAAAATGTGATGTCAACAGCAAACAATTCAAAGATACACTGCGCTATCTTTGGATGCCAAGGCTTATTGAGAGAATTCAAGCAGCCAAAATTCCCAGTAATTCTTGTAGTGAAGTGACTCAGCAGCCCATTCCAAATACAGACATCAATGAGCTCGAGCTATTTCAAGTGgcgaataacaacaacaataataataataacagtaaTCCGAGCACGAGCTTTGTATCAGAGAATTCCAGTGTGACACCACTCTCTGACCTGTCTGATTGTTGCTACGATTACCCTGTTAACCAAATTAGCAGTATTAGTCCAGATTATTATCAAGTTAATCATAGTTATCGACTATGCTACGAACATTCCCAAGCAACGGATCAACAAAACATACAATTATGGATGGAAAGTGAAGATATTTTCGAAAATTTGTGGAACATTAATGAAGATATGTGGCCCTTAGAGAAGCAAGATTGA